AGCGTTAGTAGAAATTGAAAGGATCTTCTCATAATCCTATCCCCTAAGTTTGGTTTAACATTTAAAAGCCATACTAAATTAATCAATTAAACATTATATTTCAACCTATATTTTCATTATTCTGAATGTCCCCCAAATTTTTTAAGATTACAATATTTTTTCTAAAATCATTTTTACAACTCACCCCCTAATCATATAATTACTAACACGTTAGGCATGCTCTTATCCCCCTCTCTTTGCAAAAAGAGAGGGGGAATAAGGGGGTGAGTTTTTCATACATTCAGCTATTGTATTCCCTTAAATATCAATCGATTATAAGGTCTTTGTTTGAAATTTTGGGGGACATTCAGATATTTTCATTATTTTCTTTTTTTGATTTTTAGTAGGCAGCATGGCGCGTTTATAGGGGAAAGGTTTAGAGATAGTTTTTGAACCTTGATTAATATGATTAAAGGATTAACTTGATTTTTTATTTGTGAAAGTTTACACTCAATTTTAACGCGAAATTTTTTAGTTACAAAAAGCAAATCTTGGAAATCCCGAAATCAAGTAAATCATGGTTCAAAATTGATTGGTCGCCGCCCTGGCATTCCTAATTGGCCAGCGCGGAAATCACTTACACTGTTAGAAATAATCTTCCACGCTCAGCCTCCATCTCTCCCAGACTCTTTTTCTTGGAAAGGGGGTGAGGGCAATTGAAACTATTTTTAATTTAAAACATTCTTTGAGCCCTTTGTGACTTCTCTGTGCGCTCTGTGGTTGCCTAAATTCCTGCGGAAAAGTTTTTGGCGGCGGCTATGCTGTAATAGCGTTAAAAATTATCACGCGGAGCGGGAGGCTGTGCCCGAATTATGAATTACGAATAGTAGAGTGCTGGTTTGCTTAATTTTCGTCTTAAATGTTAAATCATTTTCTGCGATGATTGGCGTAATCTACGAGAAAATTACTTTGCGCGCGTTGCGGTTGATTTTGGTTGTGGCTGTGCGGCCTTTGCTATTTGAAGTTAAAATTAACAAGCGGCAGGGCGCGCAGCCAGCGGGGATTATTCTCGGCATAATTAATAAGCCCGATTTGAACGCCTTTTAGATGGCGGGCATAGTTCAGGACGCCCAGGGTAATGCCAACTTGCGTTCCTTTATTCCAGTTAATTGCAGAAAGCCCCAGCCCTTTAAATTGCCCTGCTTCCTTAATTTTAATCATGCCGCCGGCAATTGTAATCCCTCGGACATTTTCAGCGCCGACCATTATTCCGGCAACGCTCAAGCCTTCGATATTTTTTGCGCCAAGGCCAAAGCCGGCAACATTTAACCAGCGCAAACGCTCCGTGGCGCCCAAACCAATTCCGGCCACGCTAACGCCTTCAATGGAATGCCCCGCGCCAATACCGAACACAGCCGCCTGAAATCCTTTAATGGTTTTGCCGGCGCCGATACCGAAACCGGCCAGCGTAACGCCGCTTACACTTTCACCGGCGCCCAAACCAAATCCTGCAACGTGAAGCCCCTTAACTGATTTTCCGGCTCCCGTTCCAAAACCAGAAATCGAAATGCCTTTTAAAGATTCACCGGCGCCTATGCCAAATCCGCTCACACACAGCCCGCTTACTGAGCCGGCGGCGCCAAGCCCAAAACCTGCCACAGCCAGCCCGTTTACGCTTTCGCCAGCAGCCAACCCCAGCCCGGCCACCGATAGACCGGAAACGCTTTTTCCGCTACCAATGCCAAGACCGCCGATGTTCAACCCTTTTATCTGACCGCCAGAGCCAACGCCCAGAGCGCCCAGATTGATGCCTGCCATGCTTTTGTGTGCGGAAACGCCGACTAAGCCTGCCTGCAAGCCGTACAACGCTCCGGCCTCTGGCATTATCAGCCCCAATGAAATACCCTTAACAATAGCCCGCTCATTATCTGCGGCGCGCCACAATGTAATATTAATGCCGTTTATTTTTTCGACCTGCCGATCGCTCCAGTTGATGCGTAATCCGGTGAATTCTTTGGAATTACCAATACTGATGCCAAACCGTGAAGTAGGTAGATCGATCGATTGGGCCGAAAGGGAAAAAGAAAAAGCCACAAAAAGCAGTAAAGTAGCGATTCTGTTCATTGCGTATCCTCCACAAAATAAAGTCATTCTTGCAAGTAATTACGAAATTGAATGAAAAAAGTTACCATTTCAATCAAAAACTTTTAAACCATTCATGCAAAATGTAGTTGTAAGCCGCGCAAAGAGAACACAAATCATGTTACAATTTAAACATTCTGCTTTACATCGTTAGATAAAGACCGACCGCGGTTAGATGTCCCGGGCCTGTTCCCAAAGATGGCGTAGATGAAAAATAATCAAAAAAATTCATCTTAAATTATTGTTCACTTGAGTTCAAAATAGAAAGATTGGGAGAGCCGGAGCTAAGCTAAACGGTGAATCTGCGACTGTTGATTGAATAGCGTCCGGCGCGAAGCCTATTCGCTTTAAAGGTAATATATCAATTTTACAGAAGTTTCTTAAATTCTTCAACAGTCAATCCAACTTGTTTTATGATCTTCCGTAAGGTACCTTTCGCAATTTCGTGATGATCTGGAACAACAACTCGTCTATGAGGATACGCAATCTGTCGCAAAACTATATGACTGCCTTTCTGTCTGTCTCTTTCATAACCAATCTTTGACAACGCTGCCACCACATCACGTCCTGATATTCGAGGAAGTGTACTCACACGACCACCTCTACAATTTCTTCATCTATGGAGGGTGGAATAGGTTCATTGTGTGCCTTCAGGCTTTCAATATAAACTGCTATTGCCTCTTGAATATTTTTTAAAGCCTCTGCACGTGTTATTCCTTGAGAAATACAACCTGGCAGAGAAGGTACCTCTGCCACAAACACTCCATCTTCATCTTGTTCAATAATAACTCGATATTTCATGACCGCCTCCTAATTAATTATGATTGCCGAACGGCGGGCGCCTAACCTGATTTGCCACGATTAAATAATTTTAAAAATACCAGAAAATCGAACGCGTGGCAAACTTAGTGTTGACGCCCTTGTTGAACTAAGCCCCGCAGGCATAGCAACTTTTATATGGCATATTTTCGCATTAGTTCGCCCGCCT
This sequence is a window from Caldithrix abyssi DSM 13497. Protein-coding genes within it:
- a CDS encoding LA_2272 family surface repeat-containing protein; this translates as MNRIATLLLFVAFSFSLSAQSIDLPTSRFGISIGNSKEFTGLRINWSDRQVEKINGINITLWRAADNERAIVKGISLGLIMPEAGALYGLQAGLVGVSAHKSMAGINLGALGVGSGGQIKGLNIGGLGIGSGKSVSGLSVAGLGLAAGESVNGLAVAGFGLGAAGSVSGLCVSGFGIGAGESLKGISISGFGTGAGKSVKGLHVAGFGLGAGESVSGVTLAGFGIGAGKTIKGFQAAVFGIGAGHSIEGVSVAGIGLGATERLRWLNVAGFGLGAKNIEGLSVAGIMVGAENVRGITIAGGMIKIKEAGQFKGLGLSAINWNKGTQVGITLGVLNYARHLKGVQIGLINYAENNPRWLRALPLVNFNFK
- a CDS encoding type II toxin-antitoxin system HicA family toxin gives rise to the protein MSTLPRISGRDVVAALSKIGYERDRQKGSHIVLRQIAYPHRRVVVPDHHEIAKGTLRKIIKQVGLTVEEFKKLL
- a CDS encoding type II toxin-antitoxin system HicB family antitoxin, with the protein product MKYRVIIEQDEDGVFVAEVPSLPGCISQGITRAEALKNIQEAIAVYIESLKAHNEPIPPSIDEEIVEVVV